The nucleotide sequence cggggcggggcgggagggggccCAGCCCGGCCTGGCCCGGCCCgccgggaagggaaggggaggggagggggcgccCCAGCGCGCGTCGCCGTACGTGCCGCCGCCGCGAGGGCGGACGTCGCGCgccgcggggggggggagggggggagcgggggggccacacccctccccctggcagccccgccccgccgccgcgcgCCGCCTGGGGGGCCCGGCCGCCGTCCCCCCGCCCTTGACCCCCGACCCCCGGGGGGGGCGGCGGTGGCCTCTGACCCTTCGGCTTCGTGTGTCTCCCGAGCCGCGCTCGGCGCTGCCTGCCGCGGGGATCGCTCTCTCCCGGAGGCCTAGCGAGGGACAGCGGCTCCCACCGGGTCCTCGGGGTTCCTGgggttgaggggagaccctcCGGGGGTCCCACCGGCCCCTCACCCTGCTCCgatcagcagcctgggctccgGTGCGCCCGGACCCGGTCACTGTTGGGGTTCCTCCATCCACCCGTGCCGGAAATCCTGAGGAAGCCGCGGTCCTGCCATCCCACGGTCGGGTCCTGGGGGAGCGGCACCGGGGAGCGCTGCCCCAGGCCGGCTCTGGCCTGCCCGGGGTGTCAGAAGCCCTGAGCAGTGCAGAACACGGCCGAGGTGAGAGGCGACTCCCGGGGGTGCGTGGCCTGGCCCCCCGTGTGCCACCGCCTCTCCTCATTTGTCCCACTGCGTCCCGGCCGTGGGGCACCGCCCCCGCTGTCACCTGCCCTGGGGTCTTCCTGACACAAGAGCTTTCCCAGAAGATTTAATCCCCGTGGAGGGGATCCTGGCCCACAGCAGTAACAAAGCCACCTGGGtgcctccctgcacagcagcaggcgcAGCCCCCTGACCCCTGCTCAGGTCAGCtctggcacagctcctctgccaccacaagtgccagctgctctgcacccctgcGTGGTGGGAAGGGTCAGTCCCAGGCATGAGCCTGGTAGCAAGGGATTAGAGCATCCCAagggcagctggaggtgctgccagccctgggcagaagCTCTCTGGGAAATGCTCTTGCCAAAACCCGTCGTGAGGCTTTGTGGGGCTCGAGAGCTGTGGATCCAGGGAAGTTAGGAGTGGGATGGCACTGGGGGGCTCTGCCTCTGGTGGGTTTGTGTCATCAGATAAGATTTTCCTTGCTCTTGTGATCAGCAGTGGAGGAGAAGCCCCCGTGTGTGTTGGTAGGCTCTTGCGGTCTCCGGTGGTGAATTTGAAATGCTTGGTCCCCGCTTTGGGGCTGGGGCTTTGCTCTGCCGGCCCCGCAGCGCTGGCTGGCCCGGCCTGTGCTGCGGCGGCACTGGGCGATgatgctcagcctgctgctgtccctctgcccgcACAGGCAGCGGTGCAGCCGCGGCACAGACCTGCCTCCTCgttgccctctgcagcaccgCGGCACGGCCGGCGCCGGGCTTCATGTGAGAGATGGCGAACGCCGAGGTGAGCGTCCCTGTGGGCGATGTGGTGGTTGTACCAAGTGACGGCAATGAAGGGGAGAACCCGGAGGATACCAAAACCCAAGTGATCTTGCAGCTCCAGCCGGTGCAGCAGGGGTGAgttggatggtgctggggggtgtGGGAGGTGCGGGGTGGGACTGGAGGGTGTGGGGGTGTCCCTGTGGGTTTCTGTGGTGCGGGGGCTGAGCGCCGCTGTACGTTCCAGGTGTGCATCCATTCTGTGCCACGCACGGTGGGGAGAAAAACACAAGGCAAAAaagcttttgtgtgtgtctgtcgtGGGGCCTCTGAGGACTGAAACTGCCCTGTGGGGGCAGGTCCACGCGGTGCTGTCTCTGGACCACAAGGGCTGTGTCAGTGGGGAAGCAGCAAGGTGGTTGTGGTGCTGCCCCAACCACGCATCCTCCcactctccctcttccctctttggGCCGGGGTGGGATTTTgtcacactgcagctgctgtgggtggtggTCTGTGCCTGTGTGCCAGTATTCCCCTAAAATAACCCTGCTgtaaagcaaaatgaagctgggATTTCAGAGGCAATTTtgtggcagcactggcagccgCTGCGCATAACTGCCTGCCACCAGGCACTTCATCTTCACTCTGGAtcaggcactctgctggctccagtTTGATCATATTCACAgagcagggtggctgcaggccTGTCAGCAACTCTTCCCTGAGCACTGCAGTGTCACacggggctggaagggaaatcCTGGGACACTGAGCTCTGCTTCCTGTGGTGGTCAGTAACTGTCAGAAACCAGAGGAGAAGGCGTAGGGAAGCACACTGCAGAGCAGTCTCATTGGCACTGCCCactctggggacagagtggcagGACTGGGAATGCCTCTGCCTCTTGGGATTTGTAATCTCTTTGGTCAACAgcagttgaacatgagccagcctgtgcccaggtggccaagaaggccaacagcatcttggcttggatcagcaagagtgtggTCAGtgggaccagggcagggattgtgcccctccATCCAGCAGtgttgaggccacacctcaaatactgggttcagttttgggcctctcactccaagaaggacattgatgggctggagcaggtccagagaagggcaaggaaactggggagaggtctggagaacagggctgaggaggagcagctgagggagctgggggtgttcagtgtggagaagaggaggcagagggagacctcgttgctctctgtacctccctgagaagaggctggagccaggtgggggtttggctcttctccctagtaacaaacaacaggacaagaggaaatggcctgaagtttccccaggggaggttaaggttggacatgaggaacaatttcttcctcttgagggttgtcaaggcctggcccaggctgcccagagcagtggtggagtccccatccttggaggggtttcagagctgtggagatgtggtgctgagccctgtggGTTgatggtgccctggcagtgctggtttcaTGGATGGATTCCATctttaaagtcttttccaacctaagtgaTTCTCTATTCCATGTGCAGGCCCCAGGCCCGCTGGGGGCCGGCGAGAGAAACAGCCCAAAGCTGTAACCCTGTGCTGTGATCCCTGTGGTTTGCTCATGGGTGGCCACTTTCCCAACAGGATTTACCAGGAGGGCTCGGAGGCCGGGGCTGCTGTGGTGGCTGTTGAGGCCCACACCCTGCACAAGCTGGAGGAAGGGCTGGGTGAGTTCctgctggcatgggcagggtcccctctgcagggctgggcactgctgcgcTGGGCTCTCCCCTTCGCTGGGCTTCCTtctggctctgcccctgcagatgCTGTTTCCCAGGCATGGATGTGGGTGCAGGGTCTGGGCATACTCTGGAATAAGAGTCTGCTGGTACTGCTTGGGCCCAAAGTGCTGGAACTGAGATCCTGGCTCTCCTGCAGTCACTGGTAAGGGCTCCCCCGGGGTGCAGGGGAGCCAAGGCTTCACCCTGGTCATGCTGTGCgatgccagcaggcaggagtgagggtgatgaggatGTGGTTGTGTCTCTGCTGGCTGAGGCATCTGACTCTGAGTCTGCTGAAAAAACAGCCAGGCAATTGGGGTTGGATGTTCAGGAgaacccagcagagctctgtgtgcttcCTGCCATCCTGAGGAGTGTGTGGGAACAGGCTCCTGTCCTTGGGTGCTGTCATTAGGTGGTCACTGGCGTTCTTCCTCCCGAGTGGGTGTGGGTCTTCAGGCAGTACCAGAGAAACTCTGATACCCTTCTTACCAGAGGTTATCAGTAAATATCTGATAGTGCTGCTAAAGAGCTGCCAGAGCTCCAAGGAATCTGAGAGCTCTCTGTGCTTTCCACAGAGATTGTTCTCactgccccccctgcagctctggtgggTTTCTGATCCCATTTCTCATAGATGAGCTTGCTATTGAGTGTTGCTCTGTGAAAGAGCAAATGCCACTTGCTGTCAGAGCTAGCAATTGCAGAAGATCAAGAGAAGACTGATCCTGAGCTGGGAATGGCCCTTCTTTTGGTTTCCTGAATGTAGGTCTCACAACCTGTGAGCTTCCAGCTCCCACCTTGTGGGATTTGAGCTTCCTGGGTGAAAGTTTCATTTTCAGCCATTCCTCCCTCAGACCCCAGCACCATTGAAACGAACGAGGAGATCGAGATCGCCTATCCCATCACCTGTGGGGAGAGCAAAGccatcctgctctggaagaaGTTTGTCTGTCCAGGAATTAATGTCAAGTGTGTAAAGGTGAGGGAATTTTCACAGCTgattcctcctctgctctcaagGTCTAGTGCCTGACCTTCACAGgactttctttttgcttttcatctgaGCCTTGTCCTGGAGCTGAGTGGCTTTGCCTTTGCAGTGTGCTGGATTGTTAATGCTGCAGTTGGTTTTGgcatggggaggagcaggggaggagtgGGTTAGGACTGAAGTTCTATCACCCCCTTTAGATTTCAGCACTGCTCTTTATTACTGCTCAGAGTCATGTTTGGCatgtggagctgagggcaggcaggggatgtGAACTGAGATCTGCCAGAGCTCTTCTTCCTTGTCTCTTTACCTTGGTATCctgatgctctgctgctgtcacctccTCAGTGAGCAGGCGGGACTTAGAAGAGAAATCTTGCTGTCATGTTTTCCACTTGGCAGTGTTCATGAACCAGTGGATGTGCTGAGGCTGAGCCACTTGTGCTGCTGcattcctgctgcccctcagcaggagctgccttgatcactggagcagggcagggcagatgCCCAAGTGAATGCCTGTGTCAGCTAGCTGTTTGGTGGCACAGGACTATGGCCTAGGGTCTCCAAGATGACTGttggtgttcagagaaggagcTAATTTGGGCCATGCATTCAGGCCTTCaggcctgctcctggctggagcTATGTGCTTTGGGTGCTGGTGGCTGTCAGGTCATCCCTGCAGGCAGATCCACCCTGGAGTGAGAAGCCTTGCTGAGGGATTCAAAGCTGTTCAGGATTTGGGAAGCAGCTCCCCTCTCTGGGTAGAAGTAGGGGCTTAGCTGAGCTGTGGACAGGCTGTGTTGCATGCCCCTGATAGCCTAGATGTTAGCCTGTGTTTGCTGAGCCCTTCTTTATCTCCTTGTCAGTTCAATGACCAACTGATCAGCCCCAAGCATTTTGTTCACCTGGCTGGGAAGTCTACCCTGAAGGACTGGAAGAGAGCCATTCGCCTGGGAGGAATCATGCTGAGGTATTTGTCTTgcctcctgctgtgcctggcttcGGGGCATCACGGCTGCAGGGTCCCCAGCTTTGTCTGCTTTGTAGTCCCCAGGGGACCTCCTGGAAGTTCAAGTCAcctggccagcagcctgcagagatcTGAGGGGCAAAATTCCTCATTCTGGCCTTGCATGGGAGACCTGCTGCTGGGTGTGGGTGGAACAGGGCTGTGTGTGAGGCTGGGGGCGTATTTGCCATTTGGAAGCCCTGCAGGAGATGTTTtgtgtgcagagcagtgctggttcttcctttctccaccccccccccccatggctGTAGCAGCCCTGTCTGGAACACTGCCTTTTGTCTCCAGGCTGATTTGAGCTGAGCCTGGTtctctccccactccctgcaCAGGAAGATGATGGACTCAGGGCAAATCGACTTCTACCAGCACGACAAGGTCTGCACCAACACCTGCAGAAGCACCAAGTTTGATCTCCTcatcagcagtgccagggcaccGGTGCCAGGCCAGCAGAGCGTGGTGCAGACTCCTACATCTGCTGACGGTAGGAATCCAGGGTGGCAATGCCAAGGGAGCTTCCCTCTGGCACTGAtctcccctccctgggctgaCCAGACCTGATCAGCTCCGCACACACCTTGCACCTTCTGCCAGGGGCAGTGAGGGGATCGCAGGatagtttgggtgggaagggatctccgaagctcatccagcctaaccccctgcaggcagcagggacacccccaaccagagcagagtgctcagagtcccaaacaacctgacctgcgatggtgccagccatggggcagctcccacctctctgggcagcctgggccaggctctccccaccctcagtgtcaaacatttctcccttctttccagtctcaatctccctctttcagttcagaccattcccctttgtcctgtcagaacaggccctgctcagaagtctgtcctcagctttctgatcagcccttgaagcactgggaggccaccagatggtgtccctggagccttctcttctccaggctgaacagccccaaccctcaaccaggcctcacagcagagggcttccagcctgcagtgccactgTTGGAGACCACTCTGGtttctggaaaggaaaatgcTAAAATGCTTCTCACTCAGAGggctctcagcagctctggtCAGGGAGCTCTGCTCCACAGTAACATgaaagctggaaagcagccatgaCTGAGAACAGCCCctaggagctggggcaggctcaCCTTGAAGGGATCCCTGTGCTGGGGTCATCATGGGAGAAAACACCTGAGAGAACTCGTCTCTCTTCTATTGGAGGGTCGATTCCAAAGGCAGGAGATGGGCTGATGCTCAGGAATGGATTTAGGGAtgccagcctcctctggagcagcctgctggatgTCACCTGGACAGccatgagcagggcagggtggctggacaCAGTTTGATTGTCACCCCAGCTGCAAATTCTCAGGGAATGTTGTGCAGAAAGTGACCTTTCTGCTGAAGTCCAGTGGCAAGACTTCTCCCAGCCAAACCGCATTTTTCCCCTGGGCAGGTCACATTGCCCTGAGGCCCAGGTGGCTGAGGTGCCAGGGTTGTCCACAGGTTGAGGAGACTCCAGGAAAGCACATGAGGAAACCTTACAGTGCCTGCAGCTTGGCTTCATCCCAAATCTGACCCAGAAACTTAGGATCAAGTCAGATCCACTTCCCCTCTATAAACCAGCTGGGACCTTGGCCCTGTCATTTCCTGAGAGATTTGGGCATCTCTGGGGTGTAGAGCTCCCTGCTGATGATGCCTTTCTGCCCCTTTTGTGCCAAGACCCCAGGCTGCTTGCTGAAGGTTTTCCTTCCAGAGCTTTCCATAGTCACAGCTCTAGTGAGGAGCAGCGATGTTTGCCGTGAGAAGCCAGACACAAACAACCTGACCACGAGAGGGttaaaaagagcctgggaaGGAAAGCACAACAGGGATACAGGGCTGTCACTCTGAGTGccacagagggagctgaggttgcctCTCTGGCAGGGAGCATCACCCAGATCGCACTGTCAGAGGAGAGCATGGAGGAGGGCATCGAGTGGAACTCGGCCCTGACGGCTGCGgtcaccatggccactgaggAGGGCatgaagaaggacacagaggagATCTCAGGTGAGCTTAGGCTGCTTCTTGgctgttttcttcccctctcctttgtATCTTGCACAGCAACTCATTCCTGAAAGGCTAAAGGTAGCCTTGTGGGGAAGATGCCAAATGTTTGTGTGTGGTGGtgacttctccttccctctctggtaCCAGAGGACACACTGATGTTCTGGAAAGGAATAGCTGATGTGGGGCTGATGGAAGAGGTGGTGTGCAACATCCAGAAGGAGATTGAAGAGGTCCTAAGAggtgtccagcagaggctgggtcaGTCTCCTTTCCAGATGACAGGTAGGTGGTGAGCCACAGCCTCTGGCTTTGTGGTGGGAAGGATGCTCAGAAGAGTAGCTGCAGGCGGAAGTGACAAGGATCCATCCCCAGCCTTTAAAGCTGTTGAGTCAGGATGGTGATCGAGTTGCTGCTCATTAGCTGAGGCTGGGTGTGACtcaccctgcccagctgtgaAGTGCTTTTGCTTCAAGGCACAAGGACTCAACATGCCACCCTGTGCCCCAAGCAAAGGGACCCTGGCAGCTTGCTGAGACCATTGGGTGActctcctcagctcccagccggTGTGGAGGCCTGCCCAGTTTCACTCCTCAGACCAGACTTAACCAAACACTTTCCTCTCTGATAGTGCAGGCTCCCAAAGGTTCTGCCCCACTCACTTCTCCTGTCTTCACTAGTGCCAGAAAACCTGTTTTGGGGGCTGGACCATCTGGGGGAAACTAATCTGGGTTAAAAATAACTCTTTAGGGATATTTTTAACTTGGATCAGTTCCTTAATCCAGTTTAGCACATGCCCTGGTGAGCACAGGGTTTGAGAGCACCTCTTGCAGCGAGAGCATCCTTGCAGCCAAAGCCTCCATTTTCCCCAGGATCTCTATGTTGGATTCTTTTCCAGTTTGCCTTGGGGCTGATGAATCTTTCTCTCTGGTAGGTGGCAGCTTTTGGAAGCTGTGACTGAAGTCAGTGCATTAGAACAGGCGTTCTGCACAGCTCTCAGTGGAGCTGGCAGGTTAATGCCActgtcagcagcaggagatgattTGTAGGTGGAGAGCTCGTTCGTATCTCTGACTGCTGATGATGCTCTCATCTGCAGCAGTTTGACacagctctgttttcctttctcttgtgaATGGGATCATTTTGTCCTTGGATGTCAGaagggtgcaggagctgggtcTGCTCTTGTCAGCCAGCCCTTGTGAAAGAGCTGAGAAAGAATCGCAGAACCATTcggttggcaaagccctttaagatcttCCAGTGCAACCGttctctaactccaccaaggctggggctaacccatggccctcagcaccacatctctgccccttttaaacccctccagggatggggattcagccatgggcagcctgcagacagTTTTACCAAAAGCCACAGAAATGTTTGGTGTCACAGGAGCACCTTCTGAGCTCCCACCCGTGGGACGAGGCGCTCAGCCCCGCGTGCTTTCCTTGCAGATGCTGCAGTCTTGAACAACGTTGCCCACACTTTTGGCCTGATGGATACAGTCAAGAAGGTTCTGGACAACAGGAAAAACCAGACAGAGCAAGGAGAGGAGCAGTTTCTTTACACACTGGCAGGTACAGTCAGCACCTGGTAAGGCttctcatgctgctgctgctgctgctcttgggagCTGATGTGACTTTCCTTCAACACACAAACCAGATTGGAGTTAGTGTTCAATACACCTGCCCCAAAACAAAGCCATCTTGGTCCCTTTCCATCCCAGGTCTTCTGTGGAAtttctcccctcccttgccTCACAGTGAGCAGTTGCTTGAAGCATTCAGCAGCTCAAAGGCAACACTTGGCTtcagccagggtgctgggggtgcatcAGGAAATAAGTGCTGCtagctcagagctgtgctgcagtcagccaagctgctggcagtgcgCTTCTGTGCccgagctgagcagctgctccgTGTGTGGGGTGCTGAGTTCTTTCCTTGCCTTGGTGTGGAACTATCTGGTGTCTTCAACGGCTCCTCCTGTGCCAAGGCCAAGAACCTGACCTGGATTCCCCAGAGCCtctggctggatgtgtctcCCTCCTCACTGTGTCCTGTAGGACCTGTTGTTATCTGGGGTGTCCTAGTCCCCTACTGCCCTGGTTAACAGAGATTACTGTGCTGcgcctggctgctggcatgtTCCACTGACCTGGGCAAGTCCTGCACCCTGTCCCCCCTGGGGAGGGGACCCATCCAAGCTCAGGAAGCAGTTcctactgcccagggagggctgtCCACTCTCCCTTGTAGGTGGGTCTAGCTTGGGGAGCAGAAATATATTGCCTGTTGCTCATGCTTGCACTGACAACCAGATAAAGCAGGCAGAGTGGGTATAGAACATGGATCACGTCTGcggggctggcaggagaggagtaacttctttggtgtgagggtgctggagccctggagcaggctgcccagagaggttgtggagtctgcttctcggGAGACCTTCTAACCCCCCccggccattgtgatcctgggcaagctgctgtgggtgccctgctggggcagggggcattggactgggtgagctccagaggctcCTTCCAGGGAAGGAAGAATCCAGCCTTTTAATTCAGTGCAGTTTGACCTTGAGTGAAATGTTAAGGTGATGCTCAAGTGAGTGGTTAGAAGCCCTCCTGTTGCAAACCTGGGGTTTAATGGAGTCCTCGTGAGCTCCTGCCCCGTGCTGGCCCCAGCCCAACATGCTGCTGCGCTTCTCTTTGCAGACCTGGAGCGGCAGCtggaagagcagaagaaacTGGCCAAGGACCAGAAGGCAAAGTCCCAAACCATCCAGAATGTGGTGCTGATGccagtcagcacccccaagccccccaaGCGCCCCCGCCTGCAGCGCCCAGCCTCCGCCACCGTCCTCAGCCCCTCCACCCCCATCCAGCAGCCGCAGTTCACTGTCATCTCCCCCATCGCCATCGCCCCTGTCGGGCAGCAGTTCTCTGTGGGCAACATCCCCGTGGCAACCATTAGCCAGGGCTCCAGCCCAGTGACTGTTCACACCTTGCCCTCTGGCTCCCAGCTGTTCCGGTATGCCACGGTGGTGTCCTCCTCCAAGACCAGCTCCTCCGACACCGTCACCCTGCACCcgtcctccagcctggcactgctgagctcgGCAGCCATGCAGGACAGCGGTGCCCTGGCAAATGTGGCCACCGTGGTCAACCCTGTGGAACTGGTGGCCATGGAGTCTGGCCTGACTTCCACCATCCAGGCTGTGGAGGGCACCTCAGAGGATGGGCAGACCATCATCGAGATCGACCCTGCGCCGGACCCCGAAGTGGACACGGACGAGGCAGAGGGCAAAGCTGTGATCCTGGAGACAGAGCTGAGGACTGAGGAGAAAGTGGTGGGGGATGTGGAGGACCATCAGCACCAGGTCCATAACGTGGAGATTGTGGTCTTGGAGGACTAGTGGAGAAGGCAAGCAGCGGTTTGGGGAAGAGTTGGGAAATTACTttattttgggcttttttgttcagcatcttttccagccccccctTTGTGCCCTGGGATATTCTCATCGGACTGCACGGAACGGAGAGAGAATTTGGGGTTTTGAAcaaacaaagctggagaaacGTGGGAGACCTGGAAAAGGCTCCAGCTCTGTGGAGCATTGAACAATACCACCTGTTGGCAGGGGCATGGAGATTGGATCTCTTCTAACAGCTGGGAGGAACTGGAGGAGGGCTCCCAGCATGAGTCCTCGCGgtgcttctgctcctgccttccctggcCCCCCATTGCTGATTTCAGAGGGACAGTCAGCAGTGGCTGGAGCCTTGGTGTCACTGTGGGAGGGTGATGGCTTGGGGTGGAACAGGTACCTCACTTGTGTTGTtttcctccagggaggggcttcTGTCAGACTCTCCACTGTCACCTCAACCAGGATTTTTTAATGCTGATTATTCTAGTtttggggaaggcagcagtaaCCCTGTCCTTACTGTGTCTGTTCTCCCACACAGATTTGGTTTAtatcttttttttattattattatgatttgtttgctctcagccttcccagaTTTCCCAGCTGCAAAGCCCTGGAACTCCTCTGCCCAGTCTCAGGGTCATGCTATCCCAATCCCACTTCTGCCCGTGGCACTTTtcccccatccccttccccgcCCGGCCGGGCTcggtgctgcagcctgggcttggAGCCTCCGAGGTCGCGTCCAAGCCTTTTGCTTAAAGGCAAAATctcccctggagctgcagctccagcagctgccccggggctgggcaCCGTGGGGCTGCACAGAGCatgttgtgctgctgctgtccggGAGAGCTGTGCTCCGGATCGGGGCAGCTCCTGTTTACAcggtgtgctggggctgctccctgcttgtTGCTACTTGTTTGGTGGTTTAAGTTTTGcaattttggtttatttcttctttcttcctgtaaTCTCTTGGCAGGATTAGAGTTGGCACGTTGATGAAATGCCTGCCCCGTTGTTTGctgcctttccctctttttggtttggtgtggttCGTGCCCTGTGGCTGGGAGTCCCTTGGGTTTGGCCACGGTGGGAAGACAGcaggggggaagcagcaggggccGTTAGAGGTTTGGGAGGGCTGCTTGGCTGGAAATATTAAGCAAAACAACGGCAAAGGAAACACACCTGGGGAGGAtggatggggagggggacagaggATGTGTTTGGCTATTTTTTTGCATTAAAAGTTGAAATCCATCTACACTTGAATGGTTTATTTGTGAGGTgaaaggaggtggcagaggcagctTGGACCAGGCAGGCACCCCTCTGTCCACAGCTGTGAAGGGTTGGATCCCCTACCTTGCCAGGGAAGTGTTTTGATGGTGTCCCACTGGCAGTCTGATCGTGTtggagctgtggagcagagctggcccatggcagcagcttgTAGCAAGTTGGACTCACCTCGTGCAGATGTTGGCAAGTAGCCATGGAAGCCAGACTGCATGGATTTTGGGTCAGGGAACCATTACTCCATGCCCAGCAGCCATCTTTCTGTTCCCCTTTGGCCTGCCCCATGTAAGCAGCCCCTGGACTCGGAAGGGACAGGGTCCTTTTGGCGACCCTCCCTAGTCTGGGCTTACTAcaggcccttctctgcaccatCCCTGCCTGAGCTGAGCACCTCTTGACCGGGAAAAGGACAGGAgctggacaggctctgctttcccctcgggttttggggttggtgttCAGGGAGCCCCTTGTCTGGGGGGGTCTCAGAGGGCTGTGATGGCCCCTGGTCCTCCTCTGCCTTGGGAtggaggctgtgcccaggggaggggaggagctcAAGTATCGGGATGcgacacagcagagctctgggagctgcagtcTTGTTTGCCGTGTTTGGGCTATAAAAGCGAAGCCGGGCAATGGGGGCGCCTGGCCCTTTAAGAGCAGgctctccaccaccaccctcaacCCTGCCTGCGCTGCTGCGCCCGGCCGAGCGGGGGCGCCGATCCCTCGCGGTCCTCCACAGGCCCGGCATGCACCGCGCCTTCTCTCCCATTTCCCCGCCATTGTGCCTGGGAGCGCGGGGCGCGCGCGCGGTGCCGCGTGACGCCCGGGGAGCGCGGATGTGTGTGTGGGCGCGAGGCGGCGGGCCTGGGCCATAGACGCTGGGCCGGAAGGAGAGGCGAGAGGGGCTTGGCTAGAGCGTCGCCCCGGCAGCCGCGGGCGAGTCCGAGTCCGCCAGGCAGCCGCACCCGCGCCCGGACAaagccgccgccgcctcccgctgccccgccctgccctgccccgccccgccccgccagCAGCCCCGCCGCGGAGCCATGTCGGCCAGCAGCCTTCTGGAGCAGGTAGGAAACTCGCCGGCAGCGCTCGGCCTGTTTTTCCCAGCCGCGCCGAGCGCGGCCCGCTAAGCGAGGCCGAGGCTCAGGGCCTAGCGGCGGGCgcgcgggccgggccgggcggcgACCACGGCCTTCCCCTACCGCCACCCCCGTGTCCCTCTTCCAGGGCCGCGCCTCCATTGTGCTGCGGCGCGGCCGGGTAGAGCCTTCCCCGGCTGGGCCGGGCCTTCCCCCTCCGGGCCGCGCCTCGCCGGGCTCTCCGCCTGCGCCGGGGCCGTTTCGCCCCCCTGACTCACcgctttccttctctctttccatgcTGCGCCAGAGACCCAAAGGCCAAGGCAACAAAGGTgagagctggaaggaggaggaggagggctgggatATGGGGGATCCTGTGGAGAAGCGGCTGGGGAACGGGGATGCTGCGGGGAGGGACGGGAAGAGTCTCCTCCGAAATCTGCTGGGCATGTCCTGGGGGTCTCTG is from Dryobates pubescens isolate bDryPub1 chromosome 20, bDryPub1.pri, whole genome shotgun sequence and encodes:
- the GMEB1 gene encoding glucocorticoid modulatory element-binding protein 1; translation: MANAEVSVPVGDVVVVPSDGNEGENPEDTKTQVILQLQPVQQGIYQEGSEAGAAVVAVEAHTLHKLEEGLDPSTIETNEEIEIAYPITCGESKAILLWKKFVCPGINVKCVKFNDQLISPKHFVHLAGKSTLKDWKRAIRLGGIMLRKMMDSGQIDFYQHDKVCTNTCRSTKFDLLISSARAPVPGQQSVVQTPTSADGSITQIALSEESMEEGIEWNSALTAAVTMATEEGMKKDTEEISEDTLMFWKGIADVGLMEEVVCNIQKEIEEVLRGVQQRLGQSPFQMTDAAVLNNVAHTFGLMDTVKKVLDNRKNQTEQGEEQFLYTLADLERQLEEQKKLAKDQKAKSQTIQNVVLMPVSTPKPPKRPRLQRPASATVLSPSTPIQQPQFTVISPIAIAPVGQQFSVGNIPVATISQGSSPVTVHTLPSGSQLFRYATVVSSSKTSSSDTVTLHPSSSLALLSSAAMQDSGALANVATVVNPVELVAMESGLTSTIQAVEGTSEDGQTIIEIDPAPDPEVDTDEAEGKAVILETELRTEEKVVGDVEDHQHQVHNVEIVVLED